A genomic window from Pecten maximus chromosome 6, xPecMax1.1, whole genome shotgun sequence includes:
- the LOC117329368 gene encoding uncharacterized protein LOC117329368: MYWILTLGTFISAAFSCIDNNDKCIGYVYKYNPCDSSTYYHCVHGGWIQQPCPPGTEWTHQVNTCVTGYNTSCPFDPASTASCITLPPTTAVTINNSEQCPNVPPGICMCPKSPNPKYINITREELQEILEELKRELVLKKSSLAMHIRKKISAKDNRTSSQIMGYTGALMLGTPILIIVMSDVVDLFRFLLSYRRKRTVSVLIV; this comes from the exons ATGTATTGGATTCTCACACTTGGTACATTCATTTCGGCGGCCTTTAGTTGCATAGATAACAATG ATAAATGCATCGGGTATGTTTATAAATACAACCCATGCGACAGTTCAACGTATTACCATTGCGTCCATGGAGGCTGGATTCAGCAGCCTTGTCCTCCAGGTACAGAATGGACTCATCAAGTTAACACATGTGTGACTGGATATAATACATCATGTCCTTTTG ATCCTGCTTCGACAGCTTCATGTATAACTCTGCCTCCGACGACAGCTGTTACCATAAACAATTCGGAACAGTGTCCTAATGTTCCCCCCGGAATATGTATGTGTCCAAAATCTCCCAAtccaaaatatatcaacatcacAAGGGAAGAACTGCAAGAGATATTGGAAGAACTTAAAAGAGAACTGGTACTAAAGAAAAGTTCACTGGCTATGCATATCCGTAAGAAAATATCAGCCAAGGACAACCGTACATCGTCACAGATAATGGGATACACAGGTGCTTTAATGCTTGGCACGCCCATTCTCATCATCGTAATGTCTGACGTGGTCGATTTGTTCAGGTTTCTGTTATCTTATAGACGAAAGAGAACTGTTTCCGTTCTCATAGTTTGA